Proteins encoded in a region of the Pigmentiphaga litoralis genome:
- a CDS encoding response regulator transcription factor translates to MNVLLIEDQPVFQAAVRRVLETIQGVNNVSLMTPDNVAEQASSGTVELLVFGCTSRSDTDLRLLSDAVRKFMPYRSLVFYDTPDPSFIYGAVLSGVSGYVPKSATPMAVWAAINLVLAGGYCYPPMAGGMAPAMSSMGALNPASGPIALRAGPRSELTKRQYELLRLLASGVNMRIIGERMGISVATVKSHARSLYWKLSASNQTEAVFNAIQRGLL, encoded by the coding sequence ATGAATGTTTTGCTGATCGAAGACCAGCCTGTTTTCCAGGCGGCCGTGCGCCGTGTACTGGAAACCATCCAGGGCGTAAATAACGTCTCACTGATGACGCCCGACAATGTTGCGGAGCAGGCCAGCTCTGGAACCGTCGAACTGCTGGTGTTCGGATGCACCTCGCGCAGCGATACCGATCTTCGGTTGCTGTCCGATGCCGTGCGCAAGTTCATGCCATACCGCAGTCTCGTGTTCTATGACACGCCGGACCCCAGTTTCATCTACGGCGCCGTGCTTTCCGGCGTATCGGGATACGTACCCAAATCGGCCACGCCGATGGCCGTGTGGGCCGCCATCAACCTGGTGCTCGCCGGGGGCTATTGTTATCCGCCGATGGCGGGTGGCATGGCGCCTGCGATGTCCAGCATGGGTGCGCTCAACCCGGCATCGGGTCCGATCGCGCTGCGCGCCGGACCGCGTTCCGAATTGACCAAACGACAGTACGAGCTGCTGCGCTTGCTGGCCTCAGGTGTGAACATGCGCATCATTGGCGAGCGCATGGGCATCTCGGTGGCGACAGTAAAGAGCCATGCTCGCAGTCTGTACTGGAAGCTGAGCGCCAGCAACCAGACAGAAGCGGTATTCAATGCCATCCAGCGCGGCCTGCTGTAA